In Agelaius phoeniceus isolate bAgePho1 chromosome 33, bAgePho1.hap1, whole genome shotgun sequence, the DNA window agagcaacggagcacaggaacaggaacggagcacaggaaagccccaggtaaaagagatatgagtacgaaaggagacagaaatttgttgctaggaccctgccctgcttggcgAGCTCCCGTAATTATTATAACCCTGAGCATCCgggctgcctggggaaacccTCATCAGCCTTACAAAGAGAACATGATCCCCCTAAATAAATGGACCCTGACCCCTGACTGGTCTCAGGCCTTTTTGCAATCTACCGGATCTATGGGGAATACCACAGGTTTAAGTTTACTAACATTGTACTGCATGACAGGCTGCCCTACGCTAGACACGAAcggaagaagcagaaaacctggcagcttcaaggagtagtgggagaacaaattaatattggatGTCGAATGGTTAATGGGTCTGACTATACTAACACAATTgcaatcagtgtttccatgggtcAGGAGGATAAACAAATAGCAGATTGTGCATACCCAATAACACGAGACTGCTGGCAAAACTTCACATGAACTCACACTGCAGAGGTAGTCTGTCTCTGGTCGAAAGATAcacagggcctttcttttaaatttataatagataCTAAAACACACTCTACCACTGCTGAACCTCACAATATCACCACTCCACCTGCACCACCAGTTATACTCACCCCAAACATTTTCAAATCTGGACcttatataatcaggaaaactggtcaacaacaaATATTATTCAATCTGGCACGGTGTCTCAAACAGGTCGAACTGCTGATGCAGACcaatgtttcagacatccagccAGCTTGTTCTCCGTTTTTGCAAGCATCCTTTGAAGGCTGGACCTTTTGGCTCCGGAAACGCAGCTCTTTTAAAACAAGGAAACCTAGAGATGAGACCGGTGTTCTAGGCACAGGATTGGGAATTCTGAATAGCATTGATTCGGAAGCACTAATGAACGAATTGGCTGCTACGACTAGAGATCTGTCCAAATTACAGCAACCACTGAAGTCATCTCTGTtagccttggggacacaccagtggatgctgtcaaacattttgccaaattGGGAAAGAGTAAATGTGAACGATCACAAATTGGTGGTTGATgtgctgcacaaaataatgtttcctcAGCCCTCAGCTGTAACCAGgcacaattgtggatgcagtcagtttctGCCTCGATTATAAGAGAAGGCAAGGAAggcactttccccacagaaatttggaaaataatctgggacaatgccaatgattttgaaagagaattccagtcCTGGTGGAAACTGGTGAATTTTACCTATCatgctatttcaaatacagctactgcttttgtcttgacCATACACAATGCCTCTGTACATCTAGATTTTCCTGTTACTGCATTAGGAATAAACCATGACGGAGCTGTTCTCTATCCTATAGAACATAGGGGATGGGCCCTATGTCAGTTTGATGGCACATGGCAAACTGTTGATTTGGAATCTTGTATTATCCGAGAACAACTGGGGTTCACCTGTGAAGGCAATGTAATTATAGCTCAAGATATCTGTTTAGACACGGAGCAAAACATCTATCATTTTGAGATTCCTCCTAACGAGACTTCTAAAACAGTTCTTACATCCATAGGCAATGGATGTGCGTGTTTTAGAactatttgtgattctgtgcttgtagatgatattgtggtggatacaaagaatcactcaaacttctgtgcttgtaacttcaCTAAGATTACAGGGTGTGATATCGCTTATGAAGCTAAAGTCACCTCTCACCACCTATTACAATCCAACTACACACTGCTTCACAAGCTAATGCCCACCCCGATTGGGATGAACTTCACTCTAGTGAGACAACTGATGCTCCATCAAGACCTGATCCAAATCCTCGAGAAAATCAAGGAAAGCGGACAGAAAACCCTGGTGACTGTTCATCATGATGTAGGAAAAATACACCGGGTTCTAGAGAGGGTAAAGCAAGATGGcgagcacaggtggtgggaTACCCTGTTCGGGTGGGCTCCTACTACCACAGGTGTCCTAAACAGTATATGCCGTCCCattgttgttcttttgattctgattgtgcttggttttattttgtcagcagtTCTATTCGTTATGAATTGGAATATGATGAAAAAGCTAAGGAAATTGGCATCTGTAATTAGTGCACATAGCTTAACTGATGAGGAAACTCAGTTAACGCTTGCTAGTGTTAAAGACGtgaatcacttgtttccaaaattttaaaagtttaatagtaataaaatatttataaaaatagtaatgcaattagagtaataataatttggacaaactgaattaggacaatatgagacaataaagacaaagagttacggatgtccgggtacctttttctgggcagcacgagcccgaaaaaggacccctgttaacaaaggattaacccttaaaaactatagcctgttgcatattcatacacttcatacatgatgcatcaATTCCAAtaaaatacaggattctgtctggtcatcgtcaacttcttcctccaaatcctaacagtgccttcgaggcgggaagaagttggtttcttctgataagagggccataaattcttcttctctgaaagatttaggtgtccagtggctgctatctcgctgcgagtcctttctttttaaaaaagtatcctacattgcatcgtttctattttaacaatttttataacctaaaactatatttaacacagtacttaagaaaactaatacagcattactttctaacacaacacatagaatattcattttaatatttgcgaaaaggcaatcataaaatacatgcatttttcacactaggaaggaactaaaaagatttaatgatcaaaattggtaaaaaaaaagaaatgggggattgtaataagtagcaatacgtttgttcattaattaaatcaatagctaaataattatacaatatcaaagcaataactaaatagctaaatccgcttgattcttaaatgcgcagccacatatggttgcttgccttgcaggaatcgtatagtgctttgggaattccatggtaaagatataccttataagggaaagttcacccagaggtcacagaggaaggctgtaacaacaatacctaaactcacaagaattgcttaggcttgcaggaatcgtatagtgttctgaaaattccactgtatagatatgccttataagggaaagttcactcagcggttaaaagaggaagacttggagccttcatcccacgaccaccagaaggcagaaaaagagcccctagcaactgaacgagcaagagcaaaagacagaccacatcatccctggacccgggagaagaaggcaataaaaggtgaaccttggggataggaacggtgcgagcctagaggagcggagactcccggccaccccgcgctgaactttgcttattcttgcttgcataataataataataaaaataaaaattgtatgatccttaaatccagtgaaCTCGTTTATCACACCCATGAAATGTTGCGTCTCAcgcaaagaagaaagaagccacAAGCCAACACTCTTCTTTATTGCTACActgttttctttggttacttctctaataggaatgactttggggtgtgatttgtttgtttctctctttcgttcCTTGGGGCGTGCGGCGGCTCCTCCGTTGGGTTCACGGGGCAACGGAGGAACGGCCGCGAGCTCCGGCGgctccgcagcagcagcagcagcagcagcagcagcagcagcagcagcagcagcagcagcagcagcagcagcagcaggagcagcgcTTTTCTCAATCGATTTTCCGATCGACTTTTCCCTCGCTCCgcatccccttctccctcccactcACTGTATTCCCGTCCCTTTCCGTCCCGGGCCGTGCCGTCCGTGttccgcctctcccagcccggctgaTGCCGCGTCCCGCAAGGCGCCcctcggcggggccgccccgtgcccgcccctgcccggcccgccgTGGTTCCGCCTCGGCCGTGCTCTCTCCGTACCGGCTGTGGCGCCGCTGGAAGAGCCGCTTGCTCTGGTGCTGGCGGAGCATCGCGGTCTTTTGGCTCGGCCTGGCGcgggctctggcccagccccggccgaggCCCCGGCCCCGAACGAAGCCCCTGCCGCGGTTCCGCCCGCAGCCGCTCCGCtgccgcccggctcccgccgCGTGGCCGAGAGCGTGGCCGGCAGCTTCCccgctccgagctccgccgctcgccagctcggccgccggccccgagccgccgCAGCCCGGGGCGGCTCGGCAAGCAGCAGCGCGCCGGGCGGGCAGGTGCCCCGGGCAGAAGAGCGGCAGCGCGGTGCCGCCCGCACGGGTGGAGAagcctcccctggagcagctctaccggcagggcccgctgctgggcagcggcggctgcggcagcgTTTACTCCGGGACCCGGCTCGCCGACGGCGCCCCGGTAAGAGACGGGGCCGGCTCGGAGGGCGGCagcgggcggcgggcggcgggcgacaaGCTCAGCCCGCCGTTCGCCTTGGctcgcaggtggccatcaagcgAGTGTCCCGGGAGCGCATCTCGGAGTGGGCGcggctggtgagtgagcggggccagcgggagGAGCTGGCGGGGAGGAGCTGGCGGGGCGGGCTGGGCGGGGCTGAGGCGAGGCCCGGCAGGGCGGCAGCCGGAACGCTgcgagggcagcgagcgtggagtgagcgggggccgcgcagcgccccgggccgggccatggcgagccgcggcggggccgggcaggggctgcccgagGCGCGGCGCAGCATCGGCCCCGCTGACGGCATCGCGGTCCCCCCGCAGCGCAACGgcgcccttgtgcccctggagctggcgctgctgtggaTGGTGTCGCGGCCTGGCTTCCGCGGCGTCGTGCGGCTCCTGGACTGGTTCGAGGTGCCCGAGGGCTTCGCGCTGGTCATGGAgcgtccgcagcgctgtcaggacctctggtacttcctgcacCAGCGGCGCTTCCTGACGGAGCCCGTGGCGCGggggctgttccgccaggtgctggaggccgtgcggcactgcagcagccgcggcgtcctgcaccgcgacatcaagGCCCAGAACGTCCTCGTCGACCTGGCCACGGGCGAGGCGAAGCTCATCGACTTCGGCTGCGGCGCGATCCTCCAGGACACGATCTACACCCGGATGTCAGGTGAGCCCAAGCCGGGGCCCAGCCGGGCAGCTGAGTTCCCCGCtttgctggcagagggggaagaggggggaaggaaggagggggaatcctTCTTCAaccagctgcagccaagttgctttttggcagggcaggggctggctgctgtggaacgggagctggctgggagggagggaaggaggacgggagggagcagcatgggcctgatGAGCTGTGCCCGTGTCCCATAGGAACGCCGGAGTACAGCCCACCGGAGTggatcctctttggctgctaccatggccagccagccactatctggtccctgggcatcctgctctatGAGCTGGTCTGCgggcaccttcctttccacaccAAGGAGGACATCGTCCGGGGCCAGCTCGTCTTCCCACCCCGGGTGTCTCAAGGTGGGGATGCACCTTCAAGGCACGAGGGGAAGAACGGGGTTGGGAGGGGCACCTGGCACATAAGcatcctgctcttgcagctggtgaggaggtggatctcctgggcttagctggaggaggtggcaccagtgcctctgtgctggtgtcctccgCAAGAGAGGATCAATAGGAAGCTTTTgggtgcagctctgagcactcctggtgttgcctgggcactgtggaatgtgggagaacatggacaggagccttctggtttctctccgcagagtgccagcacctcatcaggtggtgtttatccatGGACCCCACACACAGGCCATGCTTGGAGGACCTTTTTGAGCAttcttggctgcaggagccctgcctagcccaggagacagcagagatgCATCCCTGAGCCCAGTAGGATCCAGGagcccagcaagcagcagcggCACGCGTCTCGTGGCACTGGAAGAAAACCCCGGAGCGTTTCCCTGCGGCTGCGGTGCAGAGGAGAGAGCGCAGCCGAGGAGATGCTGCTTCCACTGGTCCCCACGAGCTGTGGAGGGAGCGGCTCCGTGCTGCCCGTCCTATTGGAgaagtggtggcagtgcagtgAAGGTGACACGGATTGGGACAGAGGAAacatccccctgcagctcaATGGCATCGTGATGTCCCCGCAAGCCAAGGCACAGCTGGTGTGTTCTTCTGGAGCACAACgtggagctgggaacaccatcctggagctggccgctggtggggcagagccaATTGGTTTTGGCTGCGGCCCCTGCCTTAAGGACACGCTCTGCACTCCGATGGAATCAAGATGAGTCCCCAGCCAGCGCAGGGGCGGGGGGATGCTGGTGCTTCCAGGCACGGCAGGGCTCGGCCTGGCCATGTGCCGGAGGTTCCCTGCTCGGCAGCGCTGgggaatattaatttttctgccAGCCGCCAAGCTGCTTTTTGGCGGGACAGGGGATGGATATTCTGGAAGGGGAGCCggctcctggccttgctgacagcttctgccagccagcctggcacgggcTGAGGCgggggcagccagcctgacaaAAGCATCCATCCATGTGGATGGGTGGTGGCAGAGGGGGGGACGGGTTCTGGAGCCGTGCCCCAGCTGGTCTGCTCTGTAGGCCCTTGAGGAAGGGGTGCGTTTACGGGCAGGAAAGGTGGGGATTTTCCCCACCCCTGGACAGGTTTAATTCTCACATGGAGTGGTCAGACCCTCCTCAGGCCTGTGAAACGGTGAcaggctttgtgctttttcttgtttccaggtCTTGTTTTGAATTGGCTTTCATGcaattgttcttttgttttcccaggAGGATTACACCTGGTGCCCAGACCAGACAGGGAAGCGCCTGCAGCGTCCGTGGAGCGCGTCCAgtgccagcgctgccccaggggccacggtctgcagggacagccccttccAGAAGGACGAGGACCTGGTTTGGGATcggctcctctcctggcagcagctctccagaggtGGGCACCCGGCTCCACAGCTTGGCTGGCAGAAGGGCTCCGGGCAGACGGCAGCGGGCACACGGGCATCCCgctcttgcagctgctgaggaggttgcTGTGCCATGATTAAGCAGAGGAGGTGGAACGTGGCCTGCCACGCTGCCCTTCTCTAAAAACAGAGAATGGGTCGGgaggtttgggctctgagcagagccagcagcctggcctgggcacaggCCATggcgggacagggggacaggagcctgctgccactgaccgtggctctctggtttctctccgcaggctgccagcacctcatgCCATGGGAGCGGCACCGCTCGgcctgccagcctgggagggctggagggcgGCCGGTGTTcatttgctttcaaaataaatttgtttgggttttttttgtcatcGTCATCATTGGAGCGTTTCTTTTGTCATGAAATTTTTAAGTAGAATGAATATTAATTTATCACggggtgaaaaacagatttttggggtttctagaatggggattcagggggcaagatggagcaatcggggcgtgtccagcctttctccgtcttcttcttcttggcctccatcttctgctgtgatgttggcacttttagattggtctagagtagaagctcactgtctaccataggtgataggtattggaaaataattgtaaatatcATACATGTAGGTTTTTAGTATAAAATGATAACACCGCCTTGGGGCAGGCAGAATGCctctgactgtcttgctgagcagacctcgtcaggacaggagaaagaattttatagataagatacaataaacaaccttgagaccaagaacgGAAGAGCTCCGACTCCTTCTTTGAGCGCCGGGCtaggaaaagagactttctaacgtatatcagggtcactctgaccagctagagatCCCTAGATAtcctaagaaatattttttgggtCCTTTAAATGTTGTTATTTTCTTATAGATGTTCAGGTGTTCTAAGAAGTTATTTGCAAGGTCTCTAGGAGaagattttttattaaataaagaaGGGGGAGTTGTGGGGGCCAGAGATCCAGCCAGAGAAGAgcttgctgtgctcccctggAGGGCCAACTCCTGACCCACTGACTTTGTAGTTGGGGCAAGCAAATATGACCCCCAGCTGCCTTTGCAACTTCATGTTGATCCCCCAGTACTCATTGGTCCTTCCCTTTGTGTTCTGCCCCTGAGCCCTTATCCCATTGGTTACCAGTTTTGTCCCGCCCCTTGCCTTCCCTATataatcccatttttccctggtTCTGAGAGTTTCTGTTCCTGGCTCCCTATGCAGAGTGCCCTGCTCTTAAGAAAGGCTTCTTCTCTGTGGAATGCcatgcagagctccagcctttTTTCTCCGTGTCACCTGAAGAAGGAAGCTGAACATCACACGCTGGTCTGGGAGGAGGATATGCCTGTGCCCCTGAGCTGTCCTCCTTAGGAGGCTCTTCAGGAAGGTTGTGGCACCCTTACCACGGCCACCCTGCCGCCACAGCAAGCAAGAGCCTCAGCAATGCCCTTGTTCCTAGAGGCTGCTCTTGTTCACTTGCTACTGATGAGTAATTTGGGATCACAGCcaccaggacagtcctggaagccctggaagtttcctgctgaaatactcagcatcagtcaattaacaatacagagtgcaatacacatactccagccacatggctctgtcccatcagcttctccgtgaCTGGATGTGACAcgtttggggatttctgctctttgggcatttgtttcctcttgcatttcattggattgaggcagttGTTGCATATAGGTTTTAtgggcaattttttttcctccataggGAGAGTAGAAAAGAATACAG includes these proteins:
- the LOC143696320 gene encoding serine/threonine-protein kinase pim-1-like, whose protein sequence is MPRPARRPSAGPPRARPCPARRGSASAVLSPYRLWRRWKSRLLWCWRSIAVFWLGLARALAQPRPRPRPRTKPLPRSAAGPEPPQPGAARQAAARRAGRCPGQKSGSAVPPARVEKPPLEQLYRQGPLLGSGGCGSVYSGTRLADGAPVAIKRVSRERISEWARLRNGALVPLELALLWMVSRPGFRGVVRLLDWFEVPEGFALVMERPQRCQDLWYFLHQRRFLTEPVARGLFRQVLEAVRHCSSRGVLHRDIKAQNVLVDLATGEAKLIDFGCGAILQDTIYTRMSGTPEYSPPEWILFGCYHGQPATIWSLGILLYELVCGHLPFHTKEDIVRGQLVFPPRVSQECQHLIRWCLSMDPTHRPCLEDLFEHSWLQEPCLAQETAEMHP